The genomic window ACAGGTCGGTCAATATTTGACCCCCTATTCAGGGCTTCTGTCATCATAGTTGTTGCTTCCACCTCGAAGGACTTACTTATTGTGTTGTCCTTTATCCACAGCAGGTCGATATTGGCAACTACACTATGGTTATGTGCATTTGTAATATTCCGGGTGTCCTTTAAATCCACATACTGTTTCAGCTTGTTCGGTTTGCCGGGTGGCACTGTGATTTTGTGTTGGTGTTCGGGCTTGCCTATCCAAATCACATAACCCAGTTTTCTCCCAGTCTCTGCCAGAATCGCAAGAATTTCTGTATGTGCCCTTACAATCTCTTTTTGGCCAGCATCCTGCCTCATTAACCAGTACCCCCTTGTCGTGGGCCTCGCATAGGCCTGGAGAGCACCCTTGATGCTTATGCTGTCTGATGTGAGGGCGTTTGGGAATTCCGTGCTTACAGCATCCCAAACTTCAGTGAAAGTAATCCTCCCCTTTTGCTGGACTTTTCGCAAAACAGTCTGCTCTATCCGCTCAGAAAGTGGAACCGTCTTAAGATGAGGAATACCTGCAGGATTTCTCAACCACCAGAGTTGTCCCTTCGTTTTCCGGAGTTCCACGGGAACCAGCACAAACTCACTGCCTATGTGCGCCTTCAAAACACTCTTGACATCAAGCCCGGATTTTAGCTCCGAGAAATAACCATGCCTCGCTAACTGCGGGTCAATTGCATTGATTATGATAGTATATGGAGTCTCTTCCCCTCGTTCAGCCAAGACTTTGATTGTGGTTTCAACTACGATTTTCTCGAACCGCTTTTCATCAATTTCTTCCGGAGGAAGTGGCTTCTCACCCGCGGACCCCTTATAGAATCTGAAGTAAAAATCGCCTTGTGCAGACCCAAAGGGTTGTAGCAAAGATTTAGCTGAAGGCCTTGCTAGCTCCTGATGATGGATTTTTTGGTATTCAAAACCAGCAAAGACAGCAGCATAAATCGTTGCGTTTCTTACCTTAAAGGTTGGATTATGAAAAGTAACCGTCGCATAGCTGTCAGGCTTTAGCAGGGTGTACATCTCATCGAAACTTCTGGAAAGCAGGCTATGATAAACATCAAAACTCTTGCCTTGTCTTTGATTCTCCACTACTTCGTCTGATACCATTTTCTCCAAATATCCCTTATCCTTTCTCAACCAAGAGGCCCAGAGATAAGCCAATTCACCGAACTGGAGAGAGCCCCCATACGGAGGATCTGTGAATATGTAATCAATGCAGCTGTCCCCTCCAGGTTCTTTGGATATCTTCCCCATTAAATCAAAACACGAACCTGTATATATAAAGACATCAGCCTCACCTTTGAGCACTTCGTGGTAGCTGCGCGCAAAACGCACAGGCTTGAAATATCTATTCGATTCTTCCTTCGCCTTTATCAGCCCTTGGTGGCCTAGAATCGAACTTTGGAATCTCAGCCACACATTCTGCTCCATATTCGGCCCTGAAGGATACCAATAACTATGCTGTGTCCAAGCCGAACTGAACGGCGTAAAATGACCGGCTTCAGAAATCGGACACATTCGAGTGCACAAATGCACCATAGAAGTGAACGCGATCCTCAGGAAATCCCTCAACTCTCTACTTGTCTCCTGTTCGATTGCGTCGATAAGCCACGCGAGAGCCTGGAGATTGCGTTTTGTGAAAAGTTGGTCAATAGACTCATATTTTTGCTTTTCCTTGAATGGCTGTCCACCTGGATAATAGAGTCTTTGCTTCGGGTACCATTCCTGGATCTTTGCTTTCTTCATTTTCCTGAGCATCAGTCTGTCAGAACTATCTGGCGTGCAATTCTTCGCTTGCCTGTCGCCACAGAAAGGGCACTTCGCATAACGAATTTCCTTGCACTCACTGCCTTCCCAGATTGCACAATTCAGGGGTATTTCTTTCCCACACCTACGACACTTGGTCTGGTAGAGAGAAAGGATTTTGTCTTTGACTTTGTCTTCTACTCTCTCATATGCCTTACGTAGCCGAATCAAGGAGATGGGTTTTACGGTCAATCGAATAATCTCGGTTGCGATGGGGAGGATGTCACAGACTATCGCCTTTCTATTGTTTTTGAGTGCCTCGAGAGCAGTTACCCCACTCCCTGCAAATGGGTCGAATACAATCCCGCCTTCTGGGCAGTATGCCTTTATGTACTCCGCGATCACGTTCCACGTCTTACGAGACCAGAATTTGTGCCAGTTATACATAGGAGTATGGGCCTCAGGAGGTATCTGTCGATTTATGTGAGCAAGGTTTGAATTTGCCGCATTTGAGGCCTTACCGTTGCTGACTTTCATTCGCTCCAATTTCCGTTCATTAGTCCTTTATCCTTTCTTCCACAATGGATCACTAATCATTTTAGATATCACGTCGGTACATAGGTTAAACAACGACTGAGCTCCTTCAATATCATAACGTGCTTCCGGGTGTATGGTGGGATTCCGAAAGTTCTCACGGATGTAGTCCAGATTCCCAAATGTGGTTGTTGAAGGTCTCTTTCTTTTTTTAACCCAGTCGGCTGTGATATTCCCCCAATTAAGCGTCTTGACCCTCTTCTGCTTGACGACGCGACAATAGAACTTCCTTAGAACCTCCTCTGTAGCCCGCAAGATATGAAAGGCGGCAGCAGTGCTACGCTCGAAGGCTATGCACATTCCTGCTTCCTTCACATCATGCTTGGCGATTTCCGGGAGTTCATTGAAGACTCCTTGAGGAAAGAGTGCTTCATGTTTGGTAGTTAGTTTGTCTACAGAAATCCGTTTGTCGGTTGTGAAGAAAGAATGTATTCCTTTCGCTTCGGCTTGGAAGGTCTTGTCAAGTGCCGACATAATGCCTCCTAATTCATTGGCTTCATCTTTGGTCAGCCTTGGCGCACCTCCCCTATCCTTTGTCTTCTTCAGAAATTCACCCAGCTCCTCCGCAGCCCTGCAGGTGACGAACATGTCGTATTCCTTAAGATGCTGTAGAAGACCCTCTATGGCTTCCTTGATAAATGACTTCTTTCTTCCTGACTTGTTCTCATGTGTTATCCAATCACCCTCTTTTCGTTCGTGCAAATACCACCAAGATCCCCCAAGATAGATCAAACCAAATATTGATCTTTTGACCATCTATTCCTCCTATTCCGGAGCCCACTGCAAACCACGAGACATTCGCTAGGCTACTGAACTTCGCTAACCTGCCTCTGTTAGTGTCCCTGCTCTCATCTTATAATCCCTTAATGCCACTCTGTCAAGGTCAAAGCTAAGTTGACATTCGGTGTGGGCGCAGGTTCGGAGGGCAGGCCCCTATTTGGCAAGCGTACAGGTGCATCAAGCTGACAGCTTCTTCTCATTTTCGCTTGACAACTTTGGAACCTTTCAGTAGATTAGACGTCCTAACTATTAGATTCGCTAACATAACCGAAGGTTATACGAATAAACAAACCGTCAGCTGTCAGTTTCATTAAAGGAATGTGTATGGGTAAGGTTAAGCGCAAAGAGATAGAAGAAGTTCAGATACTCTTCTCTCAGATCATGCGGAGCTTGAGAGCTCATCCTTCGCGAAAGATGGTCGCGTACCACACCACCTTCGCACAAATGAAGGTGTTGTGGCTCCTAGGCGCCAAAGGACCTTTCACAATGGGAGAGGTTGCCCAGATGCTTTCAGTTACCAGGCCAACTGCGACCTCAATCGTGGACAAGCTGGTGTCAAGAGCCTTGATCCGAAGAGAAAGGGACGAAAAGGACAGGCGAGTTGTGAAGCTCGAACTTTTGCCGAAAGGAACCAAAATTCTCACAGCGAGGCGTAAACATTTTGTAGGTCGGATCGCTTCAATACTTCAAGGACTAAATGAGACAGAGCGATCCCGTTTCGTGGCAGCGCTCAAGGTCGTAAACAACACTGTGCAGAGAGCTACTATAGAAAGCAAACAGCGGAGGTAGAAAGAGAAATGCGTCTTTTCAGACTCACCATTTTGATGCAAACTGCCCTGCTCATCTTAACCGCAACCAGTGCCATCTGTGCGGGAATCACTCTTTCCCTTGATGAATGCATCGAACTCGCTCTCAAGAACAACCCCACTATCATAAGAAACAGAGAGGCTGTGAGTGAAGCTGAGATAGGCGTCACGATCTCGCGTTCCTCCTACTTCCCGAGACTCGACGCTTCTAGCTCCTATACGAGAAGTGGGAATGGGATAAGCCGCGGGAGTTATTCAAGTGGACTCAGTTTCTCACAGATTCTTTTTCAGGGTGGACGAAACATAGCAGTGGTCAACGCCGCGAAAGCGCAGACGGAGATCGCTGTCCAGAATCTGAGGCAGAGAGAAAACGAGATCGTGGAGTCCGTGAAAGGCATCTTCTACTCAGTCATCAAAGAGCAGGACCAGTTGTCACTTACGGACGATGTCTTGAAAAGAAGAAACGAAGACTTAATTCTTATCAGGCTCAAGTATAGGGCAGGAACTGAGAGCGATGCAGCCGTTTCAGAAGCTGAAGCCAATTTCTCACAGGCTGAATACGACAAACTGGCTGCCGACGAAAGATTGAGACTGGCAAAACTTCGGCTCAACCTGTCTATGGGAAAACCACGAGAAGCACTGCTGGAAGTGAGAACGACAGAGCATCTTCCCGATTTTCCTTCGAGAAGTGAAGTGGTGGCAATGGGGCTCCGTCACAGACCTGAGATGGCGAGGGAGGCGTCTCGGGTGAAGTTGCAGAGAGCGTATCAGTCACAATCCAAAGGCGGCTTCTTTCCAACTTTCAGACTTAATGCCTCCTTCAACCGCAGCGGCGATCGGTTCCTTGCCGATGATAACAGCTGGAGTGCGGGAGTCAACGCCAGCCTACCCCTTTTCGACGGGCTGAGAACCCCAGCAGATTACTTCCAGAGCAGAGTATCATTGAGGCGACAGTTGGCACAGTATGAAGAAACAAGACAAAGTGTTGAAGAGAACATCGAGAAAGCCTACTCTGATTGGCTGCTGGCTAAAAAGAGGATGGAGGTTGCGGAAAAGAGTCTGACCGCAGCGACTGAAATATATAATCTTAATAGGCTTCAGTACCAACAAGGAAGGGCAAGTTATTTCAGTTTTCAACAGCGAGAACTCTCGCTCACCAGAGCGGAATATGAAAGAGTGAACGCCTCATACAATCTCTTTGTAAGCACAGCCGAGCTGGAGAGAGCGATAGGCAAATCGTTGTCGGCTGAACTCAAGGGGGAAGAATGAAAAGACGCACTAAGGTCATCATCTTCATAGCTGTCATCGCGGTGATAGCTGCCACCGTCTTTTTTCTTTTGAAACTGAGAAAGAGACCCGAGCAAGGGTTTGCCGAGACGACAGTCATCACCGCAGAAAGAGGTAACATAGAGGTCAAAGTACTGGCAACTGGCACGATACAGCCTTTTACCAGAGTGGTAGTGCGTTCCCCACAGAAAGGGAGGCTGGAAAAAGTCTTAGTCGATGAAGGTGATCGTGTATGGAAAGGCCGTATCCTTGCTCTCGTCTCCGGAGAAGACAGGATTTCGTTGCTCGATGCTGCCAACTCTATGATGCAGGAGGCAAAGGCAGCCGGGGACAAGGAGGCCATTGAACGAGCGAAACAGGCCAGGCAAATGGCGATGAAAGCCTACCTCCCTATACCCATGACCTCACCACTGAGAGCGCGAGTCATAAAACGATCGTGCCAGCCGGGACAAAATGTCAGCTCGAACGACATTCTGTTCGTTTTATCCGATAGGCTGGTGGCCAGTGTTGAAGTTGACGAGACGGACATAGCTAAAATACATGTGGACCAGAGAGCGACAATAACCCTTGATGCGTTCCCGATGGAGAAGAGAGCGGGCAAGGTGGTGAAAATATCTCAGGAGGGTAGAACAATCTCCAATGTAGTTATCTACGATGTACAGGTCAATGCCGCATCAATTCCTTCGACCTGGTCGTCTGGGATGACTGCCAACGTCCAGTTTCTAATCCACGACCTCAAAGACGTGATAGTCTTACCGGTGGGCGTGGTTCACCAGGAGGGCATGGACAAGATGGTGATGCTTGCTGGTGGGCACCCGCGTCCGCACAAAATCGAGACCGGTGCTACAGATGGGAAGATGATCGAAATCAAATCTGGACTCTCCGAAGGTGACAGTGTTCTTGCCATGGGATCAATGGGCAAGGCCGCGGGCATGCAAAGGTCTGAAGCCATGCGAGCACTTTACAGAA from candidate division TA06 bacterium includes these protein-coding regions:
- a CDS encoding MarR family transcriptional regulator; its protein translation is MCMGKVKRKEIEEVQILFSQIMRSLRAHPSRKMVAYHTTFAQMKVLWLLGAKGPFTMGEVAQMLSVTRPTATSIVDKLVSRALIRRERDEKDRRVVKLELLPKGTKILTARRKHFVGRIASILQGLNETERSRFVAALKVVNNTVQRATIESKQRR
- a CDS encoding TolC family protein, coding for MRLFRLTILMQTALLILTATSAICAGITLSLDECIELALKNNPTIIRNREAVSEAEIGVTISRSSYFPRLDASSSYTRSGNGISRGSYSSGLSFSQILFQGGRNIAVVNAAKAQTEIAVQNLRQRENEIVESVKGIFYSVIKEQDQLSLTDDVLKRRNEDLILIRLKYRAGTESDAAVSEAEANFSQAEYDKLAADERLRLAKLRLNLSMGKPREALLEVRTTEHLPDFPSRSEVVAMGLRHRPEMAREASRVKLQRAYQSQSKGGFFPTFRLNASFNRSGDRFLADDNSWSAGVNASLPLFDGLRTPADYFQSRVSLRRQLAQYEETRQSVEENIEKAYSDWLLAKKRMEVAEKSLTAATEIYNLNRLQYQQGRASYFSFQQRELSLTRAEYERVNASYNLFVSTAELERAIGKSLSAELKGEE
- a CDS encoding HlyD family efflux transporter periplasmic adaptor subunit; amino-acid sequence: MKRRTKVIIFIAVIAVIAATVFFLLKLRKRPEQGFAETTVITAERGNIEVKVLATGTIQPFTRVVVRSPQKGRLEKVLVDEGDRVWKGRILALVSGEDRISLLDAANSMMQEAKAAGDKEAIERAKQARQMAMKAYLPIPMTSPLRARVIKRSCQPGQNVSSNDILFVLSDRLVASVEVDETDIAKIHVDQRATITLDAFPMEKRAGKVVKISQEGRTISNVVIYDVQVNAASIPSTWSSGMTANVQFLIHDLKDVIVLPVGVVHQEGMDKMVMLAGGHPRPHKIETGATDGKMIEIKSGLSEGDSVLAMGSMGKAAGMQRSEAMRALYRMRQMSKSKGRGR